Proteins found in one Candidatus Eremiobacterota bacterium genomic segment:
- a CDS encoding FAD binding domain-containing protein, translating into MWSTIVRPASVDEALAVLAEHGSAARIVAGGTDVLVELQRGVKPTATLIDVSALRELKYVRRDGPAIALGGLATHNDVLAAPFAREAMLPLAQACIEVGAPQIRARGTVAGNLVTASPANDTIAPLLALDAELLLASRAGERTVALRDFYTGFRVTQLRADELVREIRFAALNARRRGIFLKLGLRRAQAISVIDVAVVVELDAPGNVTEARIALGCLAPTVVRAATAERFLVGRRLDDATCEEAGRLACEDATPIDDVRGSAGYRRTTLAALIARALDRISNGREADGYPERPVLLETLAPSAPTRAFAGTIETTINGVPRMLRGAQQKTLLNALRENAGLTGAKEGCAEGECGACTVWLDGAAVMSCLVPAAQAHGAAITTIEGLANGEELHPLQQAYVDCGAVQCGFCIPGMIMAGAKLLEECGSPTLDDHQAAISGNLCRCTGYRKILDAMEEAARTLRASEPLPDAVRA; encoded by the coding sequence ATGTGGAGTACGATCGTCCGGCCGGCGAGCGTCGACGAGGCGCTCGCCGTGCTGGCCGAGCACGGCTCCGCCGCGCGCATCGTCGCGGGCGGAACGGACGTTCTGGTCGAGCTGCAGCGCGGGGTCAAGCCCACCGCGACGCTGATCGACGTCTCGGCGCTGCGCGAGCTGAAGTACGTCCGCCGGGACGGCCCTGCGATTGCGCTCGGCGGCCTGGCGACCCACAACGACGTGCTGGCCGCGCCGTTCGCGCGCGAAGCGATGCTGCCGCTGGCACAGGCCTGCATCGAGGTCGGCGCGCCGCAGATTCGCGCGCGCGGCACGGTTGCGGGGAACCTGGTGACCGCCTCCCCGGCGAACGACACCATCGCGCCGCTGCTGGCGCTCGACGCGGAGCTCCTGCTCGCCTCGCGGGCCGGCGAACGAACGGTGGCGCTGCGCGACTTCTACACCGGCTTTCGTGTTACACAGCTGCGGGCCGACGAGCTGGTGCGCGAGATTCGGTTCGCGGCGCTGAACGCGCGGCGGCGTGGAATCTTTCTGAAGCTCGGGCTGCGGCGCGCGCAGGCGATCTCGGTGATCGACGTCGCGGTCGTGGTGGAGCTCGATGCACCAGGGAACGTCACCGAGGCGCGGATCGCGCTGGGCTGTCTTGCGCCGACCGTCGTGCGCGCCGCGACGGCGGAGCGCTTTCTGGTCGGCCGGCGGCTCGACGACGCGACGTGTGAAGAGGCGGGGCGGCTGGCGTGCGAGGACGCCACGCCGATCGACGACGTGCGCGGCTCGGCCGGCTACCGCCGCACCACGCTCGCCGCGCTGATCGCGCGCGCGCTCGACCGCATCTCGAACGGGCGTGAAGCCGACGGCTATCCCGAGCGGCCGGTGCTGCTGGAGACGCTGGCCCCCAGCGCCCCCACGCGCGCCTTCGCCGGCACGATCGAGACGACGATCAACGGCGTTCCGCGCATGCTGCGCGGCGCGCAGCAAAAGACGCTGCTGAACGCGCTGCGCGAGAACGCCGGCTTGACCGGCGCGAAGGAAGGCTGCGCCGAGGGCGAGTGCGGCGCGTGCACGGTGTGGCTCGACGGCGCGGCGGTGATGTCGTGTCTGGTTCCGGCGGCCCAAGCGCACGGCGCGGCGATCACCACGATCGAGGGGCTGGCGAACGGTGAGGAGCTGCATCCTTTGCAACAGGCGTACGTCGACTGCGGCGCGGTGCAGTGCGGTTTCTGCATTCCCGGAATGATCATGGCCGGCGCGAAGCTGCTCGAGGAGTGCGGCTCGCCGACGCTCGACGACCATCAAGCTGCGATCAGCGGCAACCTCTGCCGCTGCACCGGCTACCGCAAAATTCTCGACGCGATGGAGGAGGCCGCGCGCACGCTGCGCGCCAGCGAGCCGCTTCCGGACGCGGTTCGCGCATGA
- a CDS encoding aminoacyl-tRNA hydrolase, translating into MGLGNPALIAGLGNPGSRYSGTRHNAGFMVVDELARRWGIGPRDWQKKGEALYALARAHDAILLKPQSYMNLSGRPVQSVATFYKIPPERILVVVDDLDLPFGTLRMRASGSSGGHNGLKSLIDVFGQGFPRLRIGIGRGHDPDAIDRVLGDFSETEMKELPAIVDRAITGVDLWLTGGVTQAMNSVNAKV; encoded by the coding sequence GTGGGGCTCGGAAATCCGGCGCTCATCGCCGGGCTCGGAAATCCGGGCTCGCGCTATTCCGGCACGCGCCACAACGCCGGCTTCATGGTCGTCGACGAGCTGGCGCGCCGCTGGGGTATCGGGCCGCGCGACTGGCAGAAGAAAGGCGAGGCGCTGTACGCCCTCGCGCGCGCGCACGACGCGATCTTGCTGAAACCCCAGTCGTACATGAATCTCAGCGGGCGTCCCGTGCAGAGCGTCGCGACGTTCTACAAGATACCGCCCGAACGCATTCTCGTCGTCGTCGACGATCTCGATCTGCCGTTCGGGACGCTGCGCATGCGAGCGAGCGGTTCGAGCGGCGGGCACAACGGACTAAAGTCCCTGATTGACGTCTTCGGACAGGGCTTTCCGCGCTTGCGGATAGGGATCGGCCGCGGTCATGATCCAGATGCGATCGATCGCGTTCTCGGCGATTTCTCAGAAACCGAGATGAAGGAACTCCCTGCGATCGTCGACCGCGCGATCACCGGTGTTGACCTTTGGTTAACCGGCGGTGTGACGCAGGCCATGAATTCCGTCAACGCTAAAGTCTAG
- a CDS encoding type II toxin-antitoxin system HicA family toxin: MSAHLPVVTGDRLIRALKRHGWTVLRQRGSHIRLRRGDRTISVSAHAKQDVPVGTLASILDDAGLTPDDLRRLL; the protein is encoded by the coding sequence ATGTCTGCCCATCTTCCGGTCGTCACAGGCGACCGGCTCATTCGCGCGCTCAAACGTCATGGTTGGACCGTACTACGACAACGCGGCTCACATATACGTCTCCGACGCGGCGATCGTACGATTAGCGTCTCGGCGCATGCAAAGCAAGATGTTCCGGTCGGAACGCTTGCATCAATTCTGGATGACGCCGGGCTAACGCCCGATGACCTTCGCCGCCTTCTCTGA
- a CDS encoding type II toxin-antitoxin system HicB family antitoxin, which translates to MDATYRVILDPEPDRSAYNVIIPAFPHAHTFGATIAEALANAREVIELEIEDRSERGEPIPAGDIEAVVIEAVTVSLPAA; encoded by the coding sequence ATGGACGCGACGTATCGCGTAATCTTGGATCCTGAGCCGGACCGGTCCGCCTACAACGTCATTATTCCGGCCTTTCCACACGCCCACACGTTCGGAGCGACAATTGCCGAAGCATTGGCAAATGCTCGCGAGGTCATCGAGCTCGAAATTGAAGACCGCAGCGAGCGGGGCGAGCCGATTCCTGCCGGTGACATCGAAGCCGTAGTGATCGAGGCCGTCACCGTCAGCCTTCCAGCGGCCTAG
- a CDS encoding M48 family metalloprotease, whose protein sequence is MRRLLVAVLVALTLCCASGGAAEARTRLDARVDALTAKDLLTRDPAGLVDPGRQRRARAIADLRHAASTGWGIAQILAFWWLWRSGAGARLRDWMRRRTRSKTAQRVVFGLAIGALGPLAALPFALVSYRVGFNAGATDEQLGAWFLDYAMRIGLDALVGALIVAGVLTLVDKTRQWYIYLALLLYGGAIAGVAFTPLLPIGAPQKTTPKAVVALGAEMARVNGVPGTPLVLLATSRHSNAMMSRAAGIGPTARTELGDVTLVHMTTPELRVALAHAFAHVLYGDPLRQTLMAVTLFVLAASIAVLLSDRVGFRRDDDALSRLALVATFLGLVLIVVYPLYNAYSRNLVTRADEQSLAATNDRVATVRAMVRYADDDLVPLCDRRSIRWYFDDSPALGGRIAHTAGTADPCPGGGPATATPPP, encoded by the coding sequence TTGCGCCGGTTGCTCGTCGCCGTGCTGGTCGCGCTGACGCTGTGCTGCGCGAGCGGCGGAGCGGCCGAGGCGCGGACGCGGCTGGACGCGCGCGTCGACGCGCTCACGGCGAAAGACTTGCTCACGCGCGATCCGGCCGGCTTGGTCGATCCCGGGCGGCAGCGGCGCGCGCGCGCGATCGCCGACCTGCGCCACGCCGCTTCGACCGGCTGGGGGATCGCGCAGATTCTGGCGTTCTGGTGGCTGTGGCGCTCCGGCGCCGGCGCGCGCCTGCGCGACTGGATGCGGCGCCGCACGCGCAGCAAAACCGCGCAGCGGGTGGTGTTCGGGCTGGCGATCGGCGCGCTCGGCCCGCTCGCCGCGCTGCCGTTCGCACTGGTGAGCTATCGCGTCGGGTTCAACGCCGGTGCCACCGACGAACAGCTCGGCGCGTGGTTCCTCGACTACGCGATGCGGATCGGGCTCGACGCGCTGGTCGGCGCGCTGATCGTCGCCGGCGTGCTGACGCTGGTCGACAAGACGCGGCAGTGGTACATCTATCTCGCGCTGCTGCTGTACGGGGGCGCGATCGCCGGCGTCGCGTTCACGCCGCTGCTTCCGATCGGCGCGCCGCAGAAGACGACGCCGAAGGCCGTGGTCGCGCTCGGTGCGGAGATGGCGCGCGTCAACGGCGTTCCCGGCACGCCGCTCGTGCTGCTCGCCACTTCCCGCCACAGCAACGCGATGATGTCGCGGGCCGCCGGGATCGGCCCGACCGCGCGCACCGAACTCGGCGATGTCACCCTCGTGCACATGACGACGCCGGAGCTGCGCGTCGCGCTGGCGCACGCGTTCGCCCACGTTCTTTACGGCGATCCGCTGCGCCAGACGCTCATGGCCGTCACGCTGTTCGTGCTGGCCGCATCGATCGCCGTGCTGCTCAGCGACCGCGTCGGCTTCCGGCGCGACGACGACGCGCTCTCGCGGCTCGCGCTCGTCGCGACGTTCCTCGGCTTGGTGCTCATCGTCGTCTATCCGCTCTACAACGCGTACTCGCGCAACCTGGTGACCCGCGCCGACGAGCAAAGTCTGGCCGCGACGAACGACCGCGTCGCGACCGTGCGCGCGATGGTCCGTTACGCCGACGACGATCTCGTCCCGCTCTGCGACCGCCGCTCGATCCGCTGGTACTTCGACGACAGCCCCGCACTCGGCGGCCGCATCGCGCACACCGCCGGCACCGCCGACCCCTGCCCCGGCGGCGGCCCCGCCACCGCCACCCCACCGCCGTAA
- a CDS encoding Nif11-like leader peptide family natural product precursor produces the protein MSQENAQKLVEKLQSDETFRQKVKQAGEAAFKDQAKAAGYGDISIDEVHAALRSSAGERGRVKTESAEAVVVVSVVVV, from the coding sequence ATGTCTCAAGAGAACGCCCAGAAGCTCGTCGAGAAGCTGCAAAGCGACGAGACTTTTAGACAAAAAGTCAAACAGGCCGGAGAAGCAGCTTTCAAAGATCAGGCGAAAGCCGCTGGGTACGGCGACATCTCGATTGACGAAGTCCACGCGGCGCTGAGGAGCTCCGCCGGTGAGCGAGGGCGGGTCAAGACGGAGTCCGCGGAAGCGGTCGTCGTCGTCTCAGTCGTCGTGGTCTGA
- a CDS encoding xanthine dehydrogenase family protein produces MSLIGTPFARPDARAKVTGAARYPADLVRPGMLHCKAVFAHRPHARIDRLYTSRALAMPGVVAVLTAKDVPHNRFGLIEDDQEVLCSERVRYAGDRVALVVATDPETAARAAQLVAVEYTDLSAVFDAQRALDAGAPLVHPERGTNVLLHQKIRKGDVAAGFAQADVVLSGTFTTSWQEHAYLQPDAGIAYYEGNTLVVETAGQWLHEDRRQIAAMLKLDESAVAIRYAKIGGAFGGREDLSVQALVALAAFVLKRPAAIVWTREESIAGHHKRHPFHITTKWGAKRDGTIVAVETRTLADGGAYASTSAEVLKCATIFAQGPYRVPNVSTDGIVVYTNNVPSGAFRGFGSPQAHWAAESMIARIARALEIDPAEIRRKNLYREGDTEATGNVLPTGVSALAVLERCAGEARRRFTPRAQRDPHATLRRGIGIASGIKNVGYSFGYPDRATATVELIGTARIERAVVRIGAADVGQGAHLILRQIAAEALGLPLEAVALVSDDSAQAPNAGSASASRMTFMGGRAVHDAAQAARGAWERGEAPEATVEYRAPRTTALDPETGAATPNFCYGYAAQAVGVEVDVTTGVTRVLKIVSVHDVGRAINRQQVEAQIEGCIAQALGYALTENFIVREGKMVTPYFSTYLLPTALDVPAEIVPIILEHADPNGPYGARGVAEMPLVPFAPAVAAAIYDATGAWLNDLPMSPERILAAIEAVRTPQPDLATK; encoded by the coding sequence ATGAGCCTGATCGGCACGCCGTTCGCGCGCCCCGACGCGCGCGCGAAGGTGACCGGCGCCGCCCGCTATCCGGCGGATCTCGTGCGCCCCGGAATGCTGCACTGCAAAGCGGTCTTCGCGCACCGCCCGCACGCGCGGATCGATCGCCTCTACACGTCGCGCGCGCTGGCGATGCCGGGCGTCGTGGCGGTGCTGACCGCCAAGGACGTCCCGCACAACCGCTTCGGCTTGATCGAGGACGACCAGGAAGTGCTGTGCAGCGAGCGCGTGCGCTACGCCGGCGACCGCGTCGCGCTCGTCGTCGCGACGGATCCCGAGACGGCCGCACGCGCCGCGCAGCTGGTCGCGGTCGAGTACACCGACCTGTCGGCGGTGTTCGACGCGCAGCGCGCGCTCGACGCGGGCGCGCCGCTGGTCCATCCCGAGCGCGGCACGAACGTGCTGCTGCACCAGAAGATCCGCAAGGGCGACGTTGCGGCGGGGTTCGCGCAGGCCGACGTCGTGCTGAGCGGGACGTTCACGACGTCCTGGCAAGAGCACGCGTACTTGCAGCCCGACGCCGGGATTGCGTACTACGAAGGCAACACGCTGGTCGTCGAAACGGCGGGGCAGTGGCTGCACGAAGACCGCCGCCAGATCGCCGCGATGCTGAAGCTGGACGAGAGCGCGGTGGCGATCCGCTACGCGAAGATCGGCGGCGCGTTCGGCGGGCGCGAAGACCTCTCGGTGCAGGCGCTGGTCGCGCTCGCGGCGTTCGTGCTGAAGCGGCCGGCCGCGATCGTCTGGACTCGCGAAGAGTCGATCGCCGGCCATCACAAACGCCATCCGTTCCACATCACCACGAAATGGGGCGCGAAGCGCGACGGGACGATCGTCGCGGTCGAGACGCGCACGCTCGCCGACGGCGGCGCGTACGCGTCGACCAGCGCGGAAGTGCTGAAATGCGCGACGATCTTCGCGCAAGGCCCGTACCGCGTCCCGAACGTGTCGACCGACGGGATCGTCGTGTACACCAACAACGTGCCGAGCGGCGCGTTCCGCGGCTTCGGCTCGCCGCAGGCGCACTGGGCCGCCGAGTCGATGATCGCGCGGATCGCGCGCGCGCTGGAGATCGACCCGGCGGAGATCCGCCGCAAGAACCTCTACCGCGAAGGCGACACCGAAGCGACCGGCAACGTGCTGCCCACCGGCGTGAGCGCGCTCGCGGTGCTCGAGCGCTGCGCCGGCGAGGCGCGCCGCCGCTTCACGCCGCGCGCGCAGCGCGACCCACACGCGACGCTGCGGCGCGGGATCGGGATCGCGAGCGGGATCAAGAACGTTGGCTATTCGTTCGGTTATCCCGACCGCGCGACGGCGACGGTCGAGCTGATCGGAACGGCGCGCATCGAGCGCGCCGTGGTGCGGATCGGGGCGGCGGACGTCGGCCAAGGGGCGCACTTGATCCTGCGCCAAATCGCCGCCGAGGCGCTCGGCCTTCCGCTCGAAGCCGTGGCGCTGGTCAGCGACGACTCCGCGCAGGCGCCGAACGCCGGTTCCGCCTCGGCGTCCCGCATGACGTTCATGGGCGGCCGCGCGGTTCACGACGCGGCGCAGGCGGCGCGCGGGGCGTGGGAGCGCGGCGAAGCACCCGAGGCGACGGTCGAGTACCGCGCGCCGCGCACGACGGCGCTGGATCCCGAAACCGGCGCCGCGACGCCGAACTTCTGCTACGGCTACGCCGCGCAAGCGGTCGGAGTCGAAGTCGACGTGACCACCGGCGTCACGCGCGTGCTGAAGATCGTCAGCGTCCATGACGTCGGCCGCGCGATCAACCGCCAGCAGGTCGAAGCGCAGATCGAAGGCTGCATCGCGCAAGCGCTCGGCTACGCGCTGACCGAGAACTTCATCGTGCGCGAGGGCAAGATGGTCACGCCCTACTTCAGCACGTATCTCCTCCCGACGGCGCTCGACGTCCCCGCCGAGATCGTCCCGATCATCTTGGAGCACGCCGACCCGAACGGTCCGTACGGCGCCCGCGGCGTGGCCGAGATGCCGCTCGTCCCGTTCGCCCCCGCCGTCGCCGCCGCGATCTACGACGCCACCGGCGCCTGGCTCAACGACCTCCCCATGAGCCCCGAACGCATCCTCGCCGCCATCGAAGCGGTTCGAACGCCCCAACCCGACCTCGCGACGAAGTAA
- a CDS encoding FAD-dependent thymidylate synthase translates to MGFSARVLLDSVSPAGVRLTTMEVRYPRFIHSEVMTHRNFSRNAASSRAIPIKKMIDAVREDPAMPLWWGRNQAGMQAREQISEEARALAESEWKSALADALTHAVRLASSDINLHKQLVNRILEPFAWITVILTATEWANFFTQRTHEDAQPELKYIAERMLHAYRASEPRPLELGEWHTPLIQADEEAMLPLEQRLKISVARAARVSYLSHQGTRDHAKDLELYEKLLGGGANGHWSPFEHVAKPLASRDDWSGNFRGWEQYRKRFPQEHASTLPDETPVPALP, encoded by the coding sequence ATGGGCTTTTCCGCGCGCGTGCTTCTCGACAGCGTCTCGCCCGCCGGCGTCCGCCTTACGACGATGGAAGTGCGCTACCCGCGCTTCATCCACAGCGAGGTTATGACGCATCGCAACTTTTCCCGGAATGCCGCGAGCTCGCGTGCCATTCCGATCAAGAAGATGATCGACGCGGTGCGCGAGGATCCGGCGATGCCGCTGTGGTGGGGACGAAACCAGGCCGGGATGCAGGCGCGCGAACAGATTTCCGAGGAAGCGCGCGCGCTCGCCGAGAGCGAGTGGAAAAGCGCGCTGGCCGACGCGCTCACGCACGCCGTGCGGCTTGCATCGAGCGACATCAACCTGCACAAACAGCTGGTGAACCGAATCCTCGAGCCGTTCGCGTGGATCACCGTCATTCTCACGGCGACGGAGTGGGCGAACTTCTTCACCCAGCGCACGCACGAAGACGCCCAACCGGAGCTCAAGTACATTGCCGAGAGGATGCTGCATGCGTACCGCGCGAGCGAGCCGCGGCCGCTGGAGCTCGGTGAATGGCACACGCCGCTCATTCAGGCGGACGAAGAAGCGATGCTGCCGCTGGAGCAGCGCCTGAAGATCAGCGTGGCGCGCGCTGCACGCGTTTCATATCTTTCGCACCAAGGGACGCGCGACCACGCGAAGGATCTCGAGCTCTACGAAAAGCTGCTCGGCGGGGGCGCGAACGGGCATTGGTCGCCGTTCGAGCACGTCGCCAAGCCGCTCGCGTCGCGGGACGACTGGTCCGGGAACTTCCGCGGCTGGGAGCAGTACCGCAAGCGCTTCCCGCAAGAGCATGCCTCGACGTTGCCGGACGAGACGCCGGTCCCGGCCCTCCCCTGA
- a CDS encoding MFS transporter, with protein MSALVRPRVHYGWFVAAATFVTLVCTAGILTAPTMFMQPFEKEFGWDARPLSVAIGIQIALFGLTGPFAAAAMERFGLRRTIVSALALLACAEFGITFLRAAWQLPIWGAAVGLGAGSIALTFGATVATRWFEQRRGLVMGLFSAGNATGALIFLPLFGQIIAHVGWRPCAYVLSSVAIVMIPVVLLVVRERPSDLRLPRYGATEVDATLPPRVNPIARAFSTLREATRSRTFWILAGSFFICGASTNGLIGAHLVPACGDHGIPETRAAGLLAAMGAFDLVGTTASGWLSDRYSSRWLLFWYYGLRGLSLLFLPMAFGFGFLGLPVFAVFYGLDWIATVPPTVKLATSAFGAQRAPLFFGWIAAGHQLGAGLTAFAAGTIRSLIGSYDDAFLMSGLLCLIGAGLVLTVARRYAVIPARA; from the coding sequence ATGTCGGCTCTGGTCCGCCCCCGGGTTCATTACGGCTGGTTCGTCGCCGCGGCGACGTTCGTGACCCTGGTCTGCACGGCCGGAATCCTGACCGCGCCGACGATGTTCATGCAGCCGTTCGAGAAGGAGTTCGGCTGGGACGCGCGGCCGCTCTCGGTCGCGATCGGGATTCAGATCGCGCTGTTCGGGCTGACCGGCCCGTTCGCCGCGGCCGCGATGGAGCGGTTCGGGCTGCGCCGCACGATCGTCAGCGCGCTCGCGCTGCTGGCGTGCGCGGAGTTCGGGATCACGTTTTTGCGCGCGGCGTGGCAGCTGCCGATCTGGGGCGCGGCGGTCGGGCTCGGCGCGGGCTCGATCGCGCTGACGTTCGGCGCGACGGTCGCGACGCGCTGGTTCGAGCAGCGCCGCGGCTTGGTGATGGGTCTCTTTTCCGCCGGCAACGCGACCGGTGCGCTGATCTTTCTGCCGCTGTTCGGGCAAATCATCGCGCACGTCGGCTGGCGACCATGCGCGTACGTCCTTTCGTCGGTCGCGATCGTGATGATTCCGGTCGTTCTGCTCGTCGTGCGCGAGCGCCCGAGCGATCTCCGTCTGCCGCGCTACGGCGCGACCGAAGTCGACGCGACGCTTCCGCCGCGCGTGAACCCGATCGCGCGCGCGTTCTCCACGCTGCGCGAGGCGACGCGCTCGCGCACGTTCTGGATTCTCGCCGGCAGCTTTTTCATCTGCGGCGCGAGCACCAACGGGTTGATCGGCGCGCACCTTGTTCCGGCGTGCGGCGATCACGGCATCCCGGAGACGCGCGCCGCAGGGCTTCTCGCGGCGATGGGCGCGTTCGATCTGGTCGGGACGACCGCGTCGGGCTGGCTCTCCGACCGCTACAGCAGCCGCTGGCTGCTCTTCTGGTACTACGGCTTGCGCGGGCTCTCGCTGCTGTTCTTGCCGATGGCGTTCGGGTTCGGCTTTCTCGGGCTGCCCGTGTTCGCGGTGTTCTACGGCCTCGACTGGATCGCGACCGTCCCGCCGACGGTGAAGCTCGCGACCTCGGCGTTCGGAGCGCAGCGCGCGCCGCTGTTCTTCGGCTGGATCGCCGCCGGGCACCAGCTCGGCGCCGGCCTCACCGCGTTCGCCGCCGGAACGATCCGCAGCCTGATCGGCAGCTATGACGACGCGTTCCTGATGTCCGGACTGCTGTGCCTGATCGGCGCCGGCCTGGTGCTCACCGTCGCGCGCCGCTACGCCGTCATCCCTGCACGGGCCTGA
- a CDS encoding DUF2252 domain-containing protein gives MDGRALRTTAPRSSHARWEPRSDRDPVGLLRGIFATLIPELVPVRIQRMSASPFAFYRGSAALMASDLATTPNTGITAQLSGDAHVANFGGYASPERRLVFDVNDFDETAQGPWEWDVKRLAASLVLAGRERKFAPKAIDAAARTALATYRDRTAEYATKSALDVWYAAIDVSLAVGTAMDARARRDWLREEREARHETALAAVPKLTEIAGTQRRFVEHPPVLEHVDDPTVTVAGAQKLLDAYRGTLRHDARLLLDRFTLVDVARKVVGVGSVGTWCLLLLLVDRDGAPFLLQAKEARASALEPYGGTAPYASPGERIVAGQRMTQAASDPLLGWAEIDGRSLYIRQYRDMKVAPDLTTLRPDELQDFAMHCGWALARAHARTGDPRAVAAYIGRSDRFVDAICAFARAYADQAEHDHAAFVAEVPHIASPGAAHGA, from the coding sequence ATGGACGGCAGGGCGCTTCGCACCACGGCACCGCGCTCCTCGCATGCCCGCTGGGAACCGCGTTCCGACCGCGATCCCGTCGGCCTGCTGCGCGGCATCTTCGCAACCTTGATTCCGGAGCTGGTTCCGGTACGGATCCAGCGGATGAGCGCGTCGCCGTTCGCGTTCTACCGCGGCTCGGCGGCGCTGATGGCGTCCGATCTCGCGACGACCCCGAACACCGGGATCACCGCGCAGCTCTCCGGCGACGCGCACGTCGCGAACTTCGGCGGGTATGCTTCGCCCGAGCGACGGCTTGTCTTCGACGTGAACGACTTCGACGAGACGGCGCAAGGCCCGTGGGAATGGGACGTCAAGCGGCTCGCCGCGAGCCTCGTCCTCGCCGGGCGCGAACGGAAGTTCGCCCCGAAGGCGATCGACGCGGCGGCGCGCACCGCGCTCGCGACGTACCGCGATCGGACGGCGGAGTACGCGACGAAGTCCGCCCTCGACGTGTGGTACGCCGCGATCGATGTCAGCCTGGCGGTCGGCACGGCGATGGACGCGCGCGCGCGCCGCGACTGGCTGCGCGAGGAGCGCGAAGCGCGGCACGAGACGGCGCTCGCAGCGGTGCCGAAGCTTACCGAGATCGCGGGGACTCAGCGCCGGTTCGTCGAGCATCCGCCGGTGCTGGAGCACGTCGACGATCCCACGGTGACGGTTGCCGGGGCTCAGAAGCTGCTCGACGCATACCGCGGCACGCTCCGTCACGATGCGCGCCTGTTGCTCGACCGCTTCACGCTCGTCGACGTCGCGCGCAAGGTGGTCGGTGTCGGAAGCGTCGGAACATGGTGTCTGCTGCTTCTCCTCGTCGACCGCGACGGAGCCCCGTTCTTGCTGCAGGCGAAAGAAGCGCGCGCGTCGGCGCTCGAGCCGTACGGCGGCACGGCGCCCTACGCGTCGCCCGGCGAGCGCATCGTCGCGGGGCAGCGGATGACGCAGGCCGCCAGCGATCCGCTTCTCGGCTGGGCCGAAATCGATGGCCGCTCGCTCTACATCCGCCAGTACCGCGACATGAAAGTCGCGCCCGACCTTACGACGCTGCGCCCCGACGAGCTGCAGGATTTCGCGATGCACTGCGGCTGGGCGCTCGCGCGCGCCCATGCCCGCACCGGCGACCCGCGCGCGGTCGCCGCGTACATCGGCCGCAGCGACCGTTTCGTCGACGCGATTTGCGCGTTCGCCCGCGCCTACGCCGACCAAGCCGAACACGACCACGCCGCCTTCGTCGCCGAGGTCCCGCACATCGCTTCGCCGGGCGCAGCGCACGGAGCATAG
- a CDS encoding Nif11-like leader peptide family natural product precursor, with protein MSQENAEKFVEKLRSDESFRQKVKQAGESAFKDQAKAAGYGDVTIDEVHAALRSSAGAAGGQTRLQAADAVVIVSVAVV; from the coding sequence ATGTCCCAGGAGAACGCCGAGAAGTTCGTCGAGAAATTGCGGAGCGACGAATCCTTCAGGCAAAAAGTCAAACAGGCCGGTGAGTCGGCTTTCAAAGACCAGGCTAAGGCCGCTGGCTACGGCGACGTAACCATCGATGAAGTACACGCGGCGTTGCGGAGTTCCGCCGGCGCGGCCGGAGGACAGACCCGTCTCCAAGCCGCCGATGCCGTCGTCATCGTCTCTGTAGCGGTCGTTTAG
- a CDS encoding CAP domain-containing protein, whose amino-acid sequence MIVAGEERALFNDVNAARAQRGLPALAEDGSLSRFALQVAEQMAQRHYFGHTDPNGITFQDRLRSAGIRYRYAAENMAFDADEQAANQAFLRSPGHYENIMDGHPHRLGVAVVSAGDGEVFYVEEFAD is encoded by the coding sequence ATGATCGTTGCGGGTGAGGAGCGTGCGCTCTTCAACGACGTGAACGCCGCGCGCGCGCAGCGGGGCCTGCCGGCGCTCGCCGAGGACGGTTCGCTCTCGCGCTTCGCGCTGCAGGTCGCCGAGCAGATGGCGCAGCGCCACTACTTCGGGCACACCGACCCGAACGGCATCACGTTCCAGGACCGGCTCCGCAGCGCCGGGATCCGCTACCGCTACGCCGCGGAGAACATGGCCTTCGACGCCGACGAGCAAGCGGCCAATCAGGCGTTCCTTCGCAGTCCCGGTCACTACGAGAACATCATGGACGGACACCCGCACCGCCTCGGCGTCGCGGTCGTCTCGGCCGGCGACGGCGAGGTCTTCTACGTCGAGGAGTTCGCCGACTAG